The following are encoded together in the Gordonia insulae genome:
- a CDS encoding branched-chain amino acid ABC transporter permease — protein sequence MDQFLAFGIVGLSTAAVYAVISGGLVVTYTTTGVFNFAHGASGMMAAFMYWQCSVGWGWPVWLSLVVVLGVLTPLFGLLVEMAMRPAQALGEAEKLVMTVALLSGLIAIARWIWDPNDPRTLPAFFADREPFHLFGATITWHQALTMIVAILVALGLRVLLFRTRTGTEMRATVDDRALVGITGADPVRSNRIAWVLGIELAAIGGVLIAPTVALDAMSLSLVIVSAYAAAIFGRLKSLPLTFLGAVVVGCMESYLTGYLPQNDYLPGIRLAAPAILLLLALLLFPHGRLRGRDRQLSPVPLPSRRGTIFLAGVIVWFGLILATVLSESDLITYGQIFAIGVIAISYVPLAGYAGQISLCQITLAGIGAIICARFGADGQWWAILAAMVISGIAGAAIALPALRLSGVYLALGTAAIAVIFDRWIFTLPSFDVWGVRISLFDQGSVELTGPSLFGFAIDTPQRTTVFAAVALALVTVGIAWLRRGRFGRKLIALRDSEAAYATLGGNILVSKLLVFGLSSAIAGLGGALYGMQLQSVTGDQFNFISGLPIFLVAVLAGLGAVGNGLFTGAALAGPLNAIGVLWPALREVSQAIPAIAGIAFGAKAVKEGGIAELRKQWDAAFADPIVMAGLVGWTLVAWVLRLTDVINGYVFFLAMVVAAILVPLWANRRRRAEEAAAAVAPQEIPVEWWGITRPWQPEDDKELDRALTARS from the coding sequence ATGGATCAGTTCCTCGCCTTCGGCATCGTCGGCCTCAGCACCGCCGCTGTGTATGCAGTGATCAGCGGCGGGCTGGTGGTCACGTACACCACGACCGGAGTCTTCAACTTCGCGCACGGCGCGAGCGGCATGATGGCCGCGTTCATGTACTGGCAGTGCAGCGTCGGTTGGGGTTGGCCGGTCTGGCTGTCGCTCGTGGTGGTCCTGGGTGTGCTCACGCCGCTGTTCGGGTTGCTCGTCGAGATGGCCATGCGTCCGGCGCAGGCCCTCGGCGAGGCGGAGAAGCTGGTGATGACCGTCGCTCTCCTCAGCGGTCTGATCGCCATCGCCCGCTGGATCTGGGATCCGAACGATCCCCGGACCCTGCCGGCGTTCTTCGCCGACCGGGAGCCGTTCCATCTGTTCGGCGCAACCATCACCTGGCATCAGGCACTCACCATGATCGTCGCCATCCTGGTGGCGCTCGGACTCCGTGTTCTGCTGTTCCGGACCCGCACCGGGACCGAGATGCGTGCCACGGTCGATGATCGTGCGCTGGTCGGTATCACCGGAGCGGATCCGGTGCGCTCCAACAGGATCGCGTGGGTGCTGGGTATCGAGCTGGCGGCGATCGGTGGTGTGCTCATCGCCCCGACGGTCGCACTGGACGCCATGTCGCTGTCGTTGGTCATCGTCAGTGCCTACGCAGCGGCGATCTTCGGCCGACTGAAGAGTTTGCCGCTCACCTTCCTCGGTGCGGTGGTGGTCGGCTGCATGGAGAGCTACCTGACCGGGTACCTCCCGCAGAACGACTACCTGCCGGGCATCCGACTTGCTGCACCGGCGATCCTGCTTCTCCTTGCGCTGCTGCTGTTCCCGCATGGCCGGCTGCGCGGTCGCGACCGTCAACTCAGCCCGGTGCCACTCCCATCCCGGCGGGGCACGATCTTTCTCGCCGGGGTGATCGTCTGGTTCGGGTTGATCCTCGCGACCGTGCTGAGCGAGAGCGATCTGATCACCTATGGCCAGATCTTCGCGATCGGTGTCATCGCCATCTCGTATGTCCCGCTTGCGGGGTACGCCGGTCAGATCTCGTTGTGCCAGATCACGCTCGCGGGGATCGGGGCGATCATCTGCGCACGCTTCGGTGCCGACGGACAGTGGTGGGCGATTCTGGCGGCCATGGTGATCAGCGGTATCGCGGGAGCCGCCATCGCGTTGCCCGCCCTGCGGTTGTCGGGCGTCTATCTCGCCCTCGGCACCGCCGCGATCGCGGTGATCTTCGATCGATGGATCTTCACGCTGCCGTCCTTCGATGTGTGGGGTGTGCGGATCTCCCTCTTCGATCAGGGCTCGGTGGAGCTGACCGGCCCGTCGTTGTTCGGTTTCGCGATCGACACACCACAACGCACCACGGTGTTCGCCGCCGTGGCACTGGCGCTGGTCACAGTCGGCATCGCCTGGCTGCGGCGTGGACGGTTCGGCCGAAAGCTGATCGCCCTGCGAGACAGCGAAGCCGCCTACGCGACTCTCGGCGGCAACATCCTCGTCAGCAAGCTTCTCGTGTTCGGATTGAGTTCCGCCATAGCCGGTCTGGGTGGTGCGCTCTACGGAATGCAGCTTCAGTCGGTGACCGGCGACCAGTTCAACTTCATCTCCGGGCTGCCCATCTTCCTCGTCGCGGTGCTGGCCGGCCTCGGTGCGGTCGGCAACGGCCTCTTCACGGGTGCAGCGCTGGCCGGGCCCCTCAACGCAATCGGTGTCCTGTGGCCCGCGTTGCGTGAGGTGTCCCAGGCGATCCCGGCCATCGCCGGAATCGCCTTCGGCGCCAAGGCGGTCAAGGAGGGCGGTATCGCGGAGCTGCGAAAGCAGTGGGATGCGGCCTTCGCGGATCCGATCGTGATGGCAGGCCTGGTCGGGTGGACGCTGGTCGCGTGGGTGCTTCGGCTCACCGACGTCATCAACGGCTACGTGTTCTTCCTCGCGATGGTCGTCGCGGCGATTCTGGTCCCGCTGTGGGCGAATCGGCGCCGTCGGGCCGAAGAAGCCGCCGCCGCGGTCGCACCGCAGGAGATCCCCGTCGAGTGGTGGGGGATCACACGTCCATGGCAGCCCGAAGACGACAAGGAGTTGGATCGTGCACTCACTGCTCGAAGTTAG
- a CDS encoding ABC transporter substrate-binding protein: protein MRPQRILAVVAITAALVAGCSGRSGETTEESGGGDGGGSSSSVSSSFGDLKDVCQDGSAKGATSQGVTDDGIQIGTFSDVGFTKNAEFENAAKVFTSWCNDNGGINGRKITSNLRDSKLLAVRQQMSAACKQDFALVGGGAALDGLGTKERLNCLLPNFPAQTSQAAELGSDLMVQAAPAQKLGYMPYYQFREWLLKDAYPQSAGSVGIILGDSPVAKVLGDMQVESVEAAGGTFVYNDKYPAAGVSDWTPYAQSIKNKGVKGLIFYGSFDQLAKLENVLSGMNYKLDWIDPNNNAYGEPFLKLLGSAAGTQNNLVDLSGILPLESTEPVMAQLKELYAKYAPDATLTAPSVRAFSSWLLFAKSAASCGDNLTRSCLLDAATKESAWTGGGLQAAQNLAPGAAPSPCFNVEQATPSGWEAADFDPDQGPYRCNIPVKKTVGDFGSGMTLSDVGKSASDVK, encoded by the coding sequence GTGAGACCACAACGAATCCTGGCAGTGGTGGCGATAACCGCCGCGCTGGTCGCAGGATGTAGCGGCCGTAGCGGTGAGACGACCGAGGAGAGCGGCGGCGGCGACGGCGGCGGTTCGTCGTCGAGCGTCTCGAGCTCGTTCGGCGACCTGAAAGACGTGTGCCAGGACGGATCCGCCAAGGGTGCGACCTCGCAGGGCGTCACCGATGACGGGATTCAGATCGGCACCTTCTCGGACGTCGGCTTCACCAAGAACGCCGAGTTCGAGAACGCCGCAAAGGTTTTCACCTCATGGTGCAACGACAACGGCGGAATCAACGGACGCAAGATCACGTCGAATCTGCGCGACAGCAAGCTCCTGGCGGTGCGGCAGCAGATGTCTGCGGCATGCAAACAGGACTTCGCCCTCGTCGGCGGCGGTGCGGCGCTGGACGGTCTCGGGACGAAGGAGCGTCTGAACTGCCTGCTGCCGAACTTCCCCGCGCAGACGTCCCAGGCCGCCGAGTTGGGATCGGACCTGATGGTCCAGGCGGCGCCGGCCCAGAAGCTCGGGTACATGCCGTACTACCAGTTCCGCGAATGGCTGCTCAAGGACGCTTATCCCCAGTCCGCAGGCTCCGTCGGGATCATTCTCGGGGACTCGCCGGTGGCGAAGGTTCTCGGCGACATGCAGGTCGAGTCCGTCGAAGCCGCCGGCGGCACCTTCGTCTACAACGACAAGTACCCCGCCGCGGGCGTCTCCGATTGGACCCCCTACGCGCAGTCGATCAAGAACAAGGGCGTCAAGGGCCTGATCTTCTACGGTTCGTTCGACCAGCTCGCGAAGCTGGAGAACGTGCTCAGCGGGATGAACTACAAGCTCGACTGGATCGATCCCAACAACAACGCGTACGGCGAACCCTTCCTCAAGTTGCTCGGTTCGGCTGCCGGAACCCAGAACAACCTGGTCGACCTCAGTGGCATCCTGCCGCTGGAGAGCACGGAACCGGTCATGGCGCAGCTCAAGGAGTTGTACGCGAAGTATGCGCCGGACGCCACACTCACCGCTCCGTCCGTCCGCGCCTTCTCGTCGTGGTTGCTGTTCGCCAAGTCCGCGGCGAGCTGTGGCGACAACCTGACCCGGTCCTGCTTGCTGGATGCGGCGACCAAGGAGTCCGCGTGGACCGGTGGTGGGTTGCAGGCCGCCCAGAATCTTGCGCCGGGTGCGGCTCCATCGCCGTGCTTCAACGTGGAGCAGGCGACTCCCAGCGGTTGGGAGGCAGCCGATTTCGACCCGGATCAGGGGCCGTACCGATGCAACATCCCGGTCAAGAAGACCGTCGGCGACTTCGGCAGCGGCATGACGTTGTCCGACGTGGGTAAGAGCGCGAGCGACGTCAAGTAA